From Oscillospiraceae bacterium CM, a single genomic window includes:
- a CDS encoding AMP-binding protein, giving the protein MTIPAPWLRFFGDVPHHLDYPDCSMSALVLEATKTYANTDALDFFGCRTTYGELANEINACARALFAIGIRPDDRVTVCMPNTPQALVCFYAINRVGAVANMVHPLSAAEELVFFLNSSNSVAALTLDQFYPTLAPIAHRTRLKTLIVTGIEDGLNGYRKASYRLSKGRKIRRVPTGGIVLRWKDFLEKGSDAEPEFPARQGGDLAAILYSGGTTGTMKGILLTNRNFNALALQTGAAGNCIVPGHKMLAIMPIFHGFGLGVCIHTMLTHGVTGVLVPQFTVAGYLALLKKYKPHYIAGVPTLFEALLRIDGLERLDMSQLEGVFCGGDTLSVALKHKVDAFLKAHGAAVQVREGYGLTECVTASCLTPRDDYREGSIGIPFPDMYYKIVRPGTAETLPPGEIGEICLTGPTVMAGYANNPSETAEVRQRHSDGAVWLHTGDLGMMDQDGFVYFRQRLKRLIITSGYSIYPSQLENAINAHEKVLTCCVIGVDDPYKMQKVKAFVVLQDSLQATDDVKASILEHCKKYIAKYAMPFEFEYRATLPKTLVGKVAYTVLEKEEAEKTASGRQANP; this is encoded by the coding sequence ATGACGATACCGGCACCGTGGCTCCGATTTTTCGGCGACGTCCCGCATCATCTCGACTATCCGGACTGTTCGATGAGCGCTTTAGTGCTTGAAGCGACAAAGACGTATGCAAACACCGACGCCCTCGATTTTTTTGGCTGCCGAACGACATATGGTGAATTGGCAAATGAAATCAACGCCTGTGCCCGGGCGCTTTTCGCCATCGGGATCAGGCCGGATGACCGTGTTACCGTTTGTATGCCGAATACCCCGCAGGCGCTTGTATGTTTTTACGCGATCAACAGAGTTGGGGCTGTTGCCAATATGGTGCATCCACTATCGGCGGCGGAAGAGCTTGTCTTTTTCCTAAACAGCAGTAACAGCGTTGCCGCCCTGACGCTTGACCAGTTTTATCCGACGTTGGCGCCCATTGCGCACAGAACGAGGCTCAAAACACTCATCGTCACCGGCATTGAGGACGGGCTGAATGGGTATCGAAAGGCATCATACAGACTTTCTAAAGGGCGGAAAATAAGACGCGTTCCGACGGGCGGCATTGTCTTGCGCTGGAAAGACTTTTTGGAAAAGGGAAGCGATGCTGAACCGGAATTTCCCGCGCGTCAGGGTGGTGATCTCGCAGCCATTTTATATAGCGGTGGCACAACGGGGACGATGAAGGGCATTCTCCTGACGAACAGGAATTTCAACGCCCTGGCGCTGCAGACCGGCGCTGCCGGCAACTGCATTGTCCCCGGTCATAAAATGCTGGCAATCATGCCGATCTTTCACGGCTTTGGTCTCGGCGTCTGTATTCACACAATGCTGACGCACGGCGTCACCGGTGTTCTCGTGCCGCAATTCACCGTCGCGGGATATTTGGCGCTTTTGAAAAAATATAAGCCTCATTACATCGCCGGTGTCCCGACGCTGTTTGAGGCACTTTTAAGAATCGACGGCTTAGAGAGGCTCGATATGTCACAGCTTGAGGGCGTGTTCTGCGGCGGTGATACGCTGTCCGTCGCGCTCAAGCACAAGGTGGACGCCTTTTTAAAAGCGCACGGCGCCGCTGTTCAGGTCAGGGAGGGCTATGGCCTGACGGAGTGTGTGACGGCCAGTTGTCTAACGCCGCGTGATGATTACAGGGAGGGCAGCATCGGCATTCCGTTTCCGGACATGTATTACAAAATCGTCCGGCCGGGGACGGCCGAGACGCTCCCGCCCGGCGAAATCGGTGAGATATGCCTGACAGGGCCGACGGTAATGGCGGGATATGCCAACAATCCGTCGGAGACGGCGGAAGTACGCCAACGTCACTCGGATGGGGCCGTCTGGCTGCATACAGGAGACCTCGGTATGATGGATCAAGACGGCTTCGTCTATTTCCGCCAGCGGCTAAAGCGCCTCATCATTACCTCGGGCTACAGCATTTACCCCTCTCAGCTTGAAAACGCGATTAACGCGCACGAAAAGGTTTTGACATGCTGTGTCATCGGCGTTGACGACCCGTATAAGATGCAGAAGGTCAAGGCATTCGTCGTCCTGCAAGACAGCCTTCAGGCAACAGACGACGTGAAAGCGTCAATCCTTGAGCACTGTAAGAAGTATATTGCCAAATACGCTATGCCCTTTGAATTCGAATACCGCGCGACGCTGCCGAAAACCCTGGTCGGCAAAGTCGCCTACACGGTGCTCGAAAAGGAGGAAGCCGAAAAAACAGCGTCTGGCAGGCAGGCAAACCCGTGA
- a CDS encoding glycosyltransferase family 2 protein: MHTIGLINFIISITFTIVYMYQFFYVLVPFIKKHKPQTKPVVMHRFGVLISARNEENVIGQLIDNIGEQSYPAELVTVFVVADNCTDETARVAREAGAVVYERFNKVEVGKGYALDYLLTKIDEDYNREEFDGFFVFDADNLLDENYIAEMNKTFSQGHKIITSYRNSKNYADNWISAGYSLWFLRESKYLNNSRMILGTSCAISGTGFLLHREIIEKHGGWKFFLLTEDIEFTICSVINGDRIAYCKNAVLYDEQPTAFSQSWRQRLRWAKGFLQVFRKHGSSLIKSIFSRRSFASYDMTMTIMPAIFLTMTGVLCNFVAAIAYGLLGQDVSEVFYSLLITCLDGYLLLLVIGIVTVASEWKQIHCKPVHKILYLFTFPIFLATYLPIALAALFKKVEWKPIIHKEVKTLADVRGEIRKAG, from the coding sequence ATGCATACAATAGGCCTTATTAATTTTATCATATCGATTACGTTCACCATCGTCTATATGTATCAGTTTTTCTATGTGCTGGTGCCGTTTATCAAAAAACACAAGCCACAGACAAAGCCTGTGGTTATGCACCGATTCGGCGTTCTCATCTCGGCGCGCAACGAGGAAAACGTCATAGGACAGCTGATAGACAATATTGGCGAGCAGAGCTATCCAGCCGAGCTTGTGACCGTCTTTGTCGTCGCCGACAATTGTACGGACGAAACGGCGCGTGTTGCCCGAGAGGCGGGCGCCGTTGTTTACGAACGCTTTAACAAGGTTGAGGTCGGCAAAGGCTACGCGCTGGATTATTTGCTGACAAAAATCGATGAAGATTACAACAGAGAAGAATTTGACGGCTTTTTCGTCTTTGATGCCGACAATCTGCTCGACGAGAACTATATTGCCGAGATGAACAAGACGTTTTCTCAGGGGCATAAAATCATTACAAGCTACAGAAATTCCAAAAACTATGCCGATAACTGGATTTCCGCCGGCTATTCGCTCTGGTTTCTCCGCGAGTCAAAGTATCTCAACAATTCTCGTATGATTCTCGGTACAAGCTGTGCCATTTCTGGAACGGGCTTTCTGCTCCACCGCGAGATAATAGAAAAGCACGGCGGCTGGAAATTCTTCCTGCTGACGGAAGATATCGAATTTACTATTTGCAGCGTTATCAACGGCGACCGGATTGCCTACTGCAAGAACGCCGTTTTGTACGACGAGCAGCCAACGGCCTTCAGCCAGTCCTGGCGGCAGCGCCTGCGCTGGGCGAAGGGCTTTTTGCAGGTTTTCCGCAAGCACGGCTCGTCGCTTATTAAGTCGATCTTCTCGCGCCGCAGCTTTGCCAGCTATGACATGACGATGACGATTATGCCCGCCATCTTCCTGACGATGACCGGTGTTCTGTGCAACTTTGTCGCCGCCATTGCTTACGGGCTGCTTGGGCAGGACGTCTCGGAGGTCTTTTATTCGCTGCTTATAACGTGCCTTGACGGCTATTTGCTCCTGTTGGTCATCGGTATTGTAACCGTGGCGTCTGAATGGAAACAGATTCACTGCAAGCCGGTTCACAAAATCCTTTATCTCTTCACATTCCCAATCTTCCTTGCGACGTATCTGCCGATTGCGCTGGCCGCACTCTTTAAAAAGGTTGAGTGGAAGCCGATCATTCATAAAGAGGTTAAAACGCTGGCCGACGTCCGCGGTGAGATCAGAAAAGCTGGCTGA
- a CDS encoding NYN domain-containing protein yields MKLKEGVTLTANVLNLNNLRLAVLIDAENVPRNCIKSVMEEIAIYGTPTIKRIYGDWTNPSIAGWKHSLLENAITPIQQYSYTFGKNSSDSAMIIDAMDILYTEKTDGFVIVSSDSDFTRLAIRLREAGQRVIGIGEMKTPSPFIAACDKFTYIEVIRANAVEVKAAGEEQKPVEKTRSKQPLPSKTRGSKVPEDVIQIIADSISDLAVDDDWVFMGELGNLILKKQPDFDHRNFGFKSLSSLIKSIDRFDVDFRQTTDPNIKHPYVHDKES; encoded by the coding sequence ATGAAATTGAAAGAAGGTGTGACGTTGACAGCAAACGTATTGAACCTGAATAACCTTCGCCTGGCCGTCTTGATTGACGCCGAAAATGTGCCGCGCAACTGTATCAAAAGCGTCATGGAGGAGATCGCGATCTACGGGACGCCGACCATTAAGCGCATTTACGGTGACTGGACGAATCCGTCCATCGCCGGGTGGAAGCACTCCCTTTTGGAAAACGCCATTACGCCCATTCAGCAGTACAGCTACACCTTCGGCAAAAATTCGTCGGACTCGGCCATGATTATCGACGCGATGGACATTCTCTACACGGAAAAGACAGACGGGTTTGTCATCGTCTCCAGCGACAGTGACTTTACGCGGCTTGCCATCCGTCTGCGTGAGGCGGGCCAGCGCGTTATCGGCATTGGTGAAATGAAGACACCAAGTCCCTTTATTGCCGCGTGCGATAAATTCACGTATATTGAGGTCATCCGGGCCAACGCCGTAGAAGTCAAGGCCGCCGGGGAGGAGCAAAAGCCCGTTGAGAAAACGCGCTCAAAACAGCCGCTCCCATCCAAAACGCGCGGCAGCAAGGTTCCGGAGGATGTGATTCAGATTATTGCCGACTCGATTTCTGATTTGGCCGTTGATGACGACTGGGTCTTTATGGGCGAACTCGGTAACCTCATCTTGAAGAAACAGCCGGATTTTGACCACAGAAATTTTGGGTTTAAAAGTCTGTCCTCCCTCATAAAATCGATTGATCGCTTCGATGTCGATTTTCGCCAGACGACGGATCCGAATATTAAGCACCCCTATGTCCACGACAAAGAGTCCTGA
- a CDS encoding metallophosphoesterase, translating into MKTCKNRRRVGLVFFLLICLSVSYLFYDSNTSLVTDAYSLYFENLPPSFDGYRIVQLSDIHAAVLGQNNATLLAAVQKARPNIIVITGDLIDSKNDLPIVSPLVQALTGIAPVYFVTGNHEWRSGALNSLLSVLTARGVTVFRNSFVRLTVGEESIVLAGVDDPNGPADMKTPEALMSEIHAQVGDPFVILLAHRNDALARYASLGIDLVLSGHAHGGLVRLPLTDGLIGPSREWFPKYTSGVYTDGATQMLVSRGIGNRTGYPRLLNNPELVVAILRRTK; encoded by the coding sequence ATGAAAACATGCAAAAACCGCCGCCGTGTCGGCCTCGTTTTCTTCCTTCTCATCTGTCTGTCCGTCTCTTATTTGTTTTACGACAGCAACACGAGCCTCGTAACAGATGCGTACAGCCTTTATTTTGAAAATCTCCCACCGTCCTTTGACGGTTACAGAATTGTTCAGCTCTCCGATATTCATGCGGCCGTTCTCGGTCAAAACAACGCAACGTTACTTGCCGCCGTCCAGAAAGCCCGGCCCAACATCATCGTTATAACCGGCGATTTAATCGACAGCAAGAACGATTTGCCCATTGTCAGCCCGCTTGTTCAGGCCCTCACAGGCATTGCTCCCGTCTATTTCGTCACCGGCAACCACGAGTGGCGCTCGGGAGCCCTAAACAGCCTGCTCAGCGTCTTGACAGCGCGCGGTGTGACCGTTTTCCGAAACAGCTTTGTCCGGCTGACCGTCGGTGAAGAATCAATCGTTCTGGCCGGTGTTGACGACCCGAACGGTCCTGCGGATATGAAAACACCGGAAGCGCTTATGTCGGAAATCCATGCGCAGGTCGGCGACCCGTTCGTTATCCTGCTCGCGCACCGAAATGACGCGCTTGCCCGGTATGCCAGCTTAGGTATCGACCTCGTGCTGAGCGGGCACGCACACGGCGGCCTTGTCCGCCTGCCGCTGACGGACGGCCTGATCGGCCCGAGCAGAGAGTGGTTCCCCAAATATACTAGCGGCGTTTATACTGACGGCGCGACGCAGATGCTCGTCTCCCGCGGCATCGGCAACCGGACGGGGTATCCCCGTCTTCTGAACAATCCCGAGCTCGTCGTTGCCATCCTCCGGCGCACAAAATAA